CTGCTTTCGAATTTGAAGCAAACGTTTCGATTGCAAAAAACCTGGGCGCTCCGGCAATCATAGTTGTATCGGGTGAAGGTAAGACCACCGCACAGATAGTGAATTCAGTGTTCACTATGTTGCGGAATTTTGAGGCGCGCGAGGTGCAGGTGCTTGCTATAGTAGCAAATAAGGTAAAGCAAGATCAGGCAGCAGATGTAAAAGAACTTCTAACTCTGCAGTTGCCTAAGAATGCGATTCTTGCCGTTATTCCTGAAGACAAGGGCCTTCTGAATCCGACAATGAAGGAGATCTATGAGAACCTGGGAGGAAATCTCTTATTTGGAGAAGAGTATTTATCTAATCAGGTTGATAATTTCGTTACCGGAGCCATGAACGTTCCGAATTTCCTGAGACACATTAAAGATAATGTCCTTATTGTTACACCTGGTGATCGCGGAGATATCATTATAGGATCATTACAGGCAAATATTTCTACAAACTACCCGAAAGTTGCTGGTATTGTGCTCTCTGCCGGATCGATTCCGGAAGAACCGATTATCCGCCTGATTGAAGGTTCGCAAACAGTCGTTCCAATTATTTCGGTAAATACAGGTACCTTTCAAACTATTGCTGAAATCGCCTCTATTAAGTCGAGGATCACTACCGACAACACCAAGAAGATTCAGCTGGCAATTGATACATTCGACAAATATGTGGATGTGCAGGCGCTTGATCAAAAAATCGTAACCTTTACACCAGAGGGAATCACGCCTCATATGTTCCAGTACCAACTCGGTAAGTGGGCTAAGAGTGAGATTAAACATATTGTGTTGCCGGAAGGCGACGATGAACGCGTCCTTAAGGCTGCAGCCCGGCTGATAAGTCAGGAAATTGTAAATCTGACTATTCTTGGCGACGCCTCTTCTATCGCTGCTGCTGTGAAGCGTTTGGGTCTCGATCTTGATCTCAATAAAGTAAGGATTATTAATCCTGCCCAATCAGAGTTCTACGATGATTATGTAGAAACACTTTACGAGCTCAGAAAAAATAAGAACGTAACGATGGAGATGGCACGTGACCTGATGACAGATGTTTCTTATTTTGGAACGATGATGGTCTATAAAGGACACGCTGACGGTATGGTATCGGGTGCAGTTCATACAACACAGCATACGATACGGCCCGCCCTGCAGTTTGTGAAGACCAAGCCCGGGATTTCTGTTGTATCTTCTGTATTCTTTATGTGCCTGCCTGATCGTGTATCGGTATTCGGCGATTGTGCAGTGAATCCGAATCCTACAGCCGAACAGCTTGCTGAAATTGCAATTTCATCGGCCGAAAGCAGCATCCGTTTTGGCATCGAGCCACGAATTGCTATGCTTTCATATTCTTCGGGAACTTCAGGCGAAGGTGCAGATGTTGATAAAGTTCGCAAAGCTACCGAAATTGTTAAGCAGAAGAGACCTGATCTAAAGGTAGAAGGCCCTATCCAATATGATGCTGCTGTAGATCCGGTTGTTGGTAAACAAAAAATGCCGAATTCAGAAGTAGCGGGACAAGCAAGCGTGCTTATATTCCCTGACCTTAATACAGGTAACAATACCTATAAAGCAGTACAGCGCGAAACAGGCGCACTCGCAATCGGTCCTATGTTACAGGGGTTAAATAAACCCGTGAACGACTTGAGCCGCGGATGTACAGTAGATGATATATTCAACACGGTTATCATCACGGCTATTCAAAGCCAGAATAATTAACAGAAAACAAATTAGAAACCGGCAAGGGACGGCAGCCTCCCTTGTACGGTTTTGTTATTTACACAGGATAAAGAAATATTATTTGCATGAATATTTTTGTAGTAAACTGCGGGAGCAGTTCGATTAAGTACCAGTTGTTTAAATGGCCTTCCGAGTCGCCAATATGCAGCGGGTTGGTGGAGCGTATCGGTCTTGAAATTTCAGCGATCACGCACAAGGTCTATATAAATGGCGAAGAAAAGGTGATAAAGCGTACCCTTGAATTGCCCGATCACGAGGCCGGTATGCAGGAAGTAGGGCACTTGCTCACAGAACCAGAAATCGGCGTTATTCAGGACCCCTCAGAGATCGAAGCTGTAGGGCATCGGATCGTTCACGGTGGCGAGAGTTTTTCTACCACCACTATCGTTACCCCTGAAGTAAAGGAAGAGATAAAGAAACTCGCTGCATTAGCTCCCTTGCATAATCCCGCTCATTACGTTGGTATAACGGTGGCCCAGAAGATTTTTACCAGCGCTACCCAAATCGTGGTGTTTGATACTGCATTTCATCAAACAATGCCTGCAAAAGCCTACAGATACGCTATTCCGGGTAAATTTTATACCGACCATGGAGTACGTGTATATGGTTTCCACGGAACAAGTCATAAATATGTAACAGCTCAGGCGCTTTCCTACCTCAAAAAGCCGGATGCAAAGATTATTACGATCCATCTCGGTAATGGCTGTAGTATGGCTGCTGTAAACGCCGGACAATGTATAGATACCAGCATGGGGCTTGGTCCGCTTGATGGTTTAATTATGGGCACAAGGTGCGGTAATATTGATGCATCTGTAGTTTTTTACCTGGTATCCCAGCTGGGCTACGATATCGAACAGGTGGATGCTCTCTTTAACAAGCGGAGCGGTATGCTGGGACTTACTGGCTACAGCGATATGCGTGATATTCTTAAAGCAATAGAAGAGGGTGATGAAAATGCGCGTCTGGCATATGATATGTATGCTTATCGCATTAAGAAGTATATCGGCGCCTATGCATCTGCGTTGAATGGTTTGGATGCTATTATCTTTACCGCCGGTGTAGGTGAGAATGATAAGAACCTAAGGGAAGTTGTTTGCAGTAACATGGACTTCCTGGGCATTGAAATCGATAAGGATAAGAACCGCGAACGTTCCGGTGAGCTCAGGGAAGTAAATACTCCTGGCTCTAGGGTGAAGGTTATGGTTATTCCAACTAACGAAGAACTTGAAATAGCTAAAGAATGCTTTGAGCTATTAGAATCAAAATAGAACATCCCGGGCGTTAAGAGCACGGACGCAGATAACCCTGTTTGTGTTTCTTAACGCCTTTTATTTTTACCTGCTTCCCTGTCGCCATTTAATTTCTTGCATCGGCAGGTAAAACCTTCTCATTTGTTTATTTACCCTTTATTTCACCGGTTTTATTAATTTAGGCTGATGAATAAACCAAGGACAGTTTTTCTGCACGCCATAATATGGCTTTCTATCCTCCTTCTGTTTGTAGGTATCGGCAGCAGGGGAGGGAAGCTGGAAGAAGCTGTTGTTATTTTTGTATACTTTGGCTTATTAAATATAGCCATTTTCTATATCAACTATCTCTACATCTTACCTAAATATCTAAACAGCCGAAGGTATCTCGGATGCGCATTAAGTATTATATTCCTCATACTATTCTCGGGCCTTATTAAATATACTTTAGCAAGCTTTTTTAGTAGCGTTGTTTTAAAGCGCGGGCCCCAACATCAAATTGTGATCACTTTTTGGGAGTATTACCTGGGAACGGTTTTTACAGGAACGTTTTTTGTATTCCTCAGTACTGCCGCGAAATTTGCAGTAGACTGGTTTGTAAATGAGAAGGTGCGTAAGAATCTGGAGAATGAAAAGCTCATCGCCGAACTGGCGTTTCTGAAATCACAAATCAACCCCCATTTTTTGTTTAATTCTCTGAATAACATTTATTCGCTTGCCTACCAGCATTCGGAGAAAACTCCGGAAGCCATCCTTAAATTATCTGAAATTATGCGATATATGCTTCAGGAGAGCAACGAAGTAAAGGTGGAGTTGTCAAAGGAAATAAGATACCTTGAAAACTATATAGAATTGCAAAAGTTACGCTTCAAGGCCGATTCTTATGTAAGTATGGATATAAAGGGCGACGATATGCAGCAAAGCATAGCTCCGCTGATCTTAATCGCCTTCGTAGAGAATGCTTTTAAGCATGGCGTCGCTTCTGATCCCGAAAATCCTATTGCAATTACTATTGATGTAATGAAAGGAAGATTGTTCTTTAGTGTGAAAAATAAAAAGAGCGCTCAGAACAAAGACGAGGCTAGTGGAATCGGTCTTAACAATGTGAAACGAAGGCTCGATTTACTTTTTCCCGGAAAATATGAGTTGGAAATTAATGAAGGTAGAGAAATATATCATTGTACACTAGTTTTGGACTTATAATATGATACGCTGTCTTGTTGTTGACGATGAGCCTTTAGCACTCGATATTCTGACGGATTATATTGCTAAAGTGCCTTTCTTAGAGCTGGTGAAAGCTACTACGAGTGCTTTTGAGGCATTGTCGATAGTTCAGAATGACTTGATCGATCTTGTTTTTCTTGATGTGCAAATGCCGGAGCTAACAGGCATCCAGTTTTTGAAGATCATTAACGGGAAATGCAATGTAATTCTCACCACCGCCTATTCTCAATATGCATTAGATGGCTATGAGCTTGATGTATCAGATTACCTCTTAAAACCTATCGCCTTTGATCGCTTCTATAAGGCTGTTTTAAAAGTCCAGAACCAGCAAAGTCAGAGTACTCCTGCAGTGACGATAGAGCGGCCTGTGGCAGCATCGGCACCCGATTTTATCTTTGTTAAGACTGAGCATCGTATCCAGAAGATCTATATTAATGATATCCTGTACATAGAAGGACTGAAGGACTATGTTTCTATTTTCACCGCCGTCGAAAGAATAATAACATTACAGCACATGAAAAAGCTGGAGGAAGTATTGCCTAACCAGCGGTTTGCCCGTGTGCACAAATCCTTTATTGTTTCGATTGATAAGATTGAAAGTATAGAAAGAGGACGAATACAAATAGGAGATAAAGTTATTCCCATTGGAGATACCTACCGCGATAACTTCTTTAAGAAAATAGAAGACAGGAACATTTAGCAATTGACAGGGGACAATTGACAATGATTGATAATGATCATTGTGGTCGAGATTCAACAATTGGGGTTAATCGGCGATTGCCTCTTTAATCGCTCTTTCAGCTTCGTTTATCACATCTTCAGGCGTTTTTCCAGCCGGTTCGATCGGTTGAAGTACTGTCCAGTTCATCTTCTCACCAAAGCTCAAAGGAAAAACGCCAAATCGTGTTAGTTTCCATGAACCTTTAATAGCTACCGGCACCACCAGGGCATCGGGAACTTTCTTTAACAAAGTTATTACCCCACCCGCCGCAAACGGCTTCATCTTCCCGTCTTTTGAGCGGGTACCTTCCGGAAATATCGCTGCCGACCAGTTATTCTCACGCATACGTTTTGCCAGTTTCAGGATCTCAGCTATTGATTGCTTAGGGTCGCTGCGGTCAATATTGGCAGCGCCGCCATGTTTTAGGTTAAAGGATACACTTGGAATTCCACGCGTTAGCTCAATTTTCGATATAAATTTCGGATGGTGAGCCCGCAAATGCCAGATCATCGGCGAAATATCGTACATGCTCTGGTGATTGGCTATAAAAATAATGGACCGGCCGGCAGGGAGTCCCACCTTATTCGAGAACCTCATCCGTGAACCCATAAGGTAATAGGTAGTAACCAGAAAGAAATTCAGAATATCTACCGACCTTTTATGGGCACTGTATCCTCCCAGTTTCAAACTCAGCCATTGGATGGGATGAAAGATAACCAGAAAAAGTCCAAAGGCGAGATAATGAAGCGGAGAAAAAATATAACCAAATAACTTGTTCATTGATTGTTAGTGAAATCCGGCATCCTTTACAAGACAGTTTCTTTTAAGCATACCGGGCCGCCAAATTACAAATTTTATCAGTATGGATAAAGCCGCGGCCGATGATGTTTTATAGCTTTCCCTCTATGACAAGCAGTTTTACCCTTAAGATGGCTGCAACGCTTATGGAGTCAGTGATCTTCCCTGAAATGACCATCTGGAAGGCTTCTTCCAGAGACATCTTCGTTATTTGAAGCTGTTCCGTTTCTTCTGGCTCTGACTCAAACTGTTCAAGGTTGCGAGCGAGATAAATAATTCCGAACTCGTCGCTCACAGAATTAGAAAGATGCATTTGCTGAATCTCTGTCCAGTTTTTAGCAACAAGTCCAGTCTCTTCCAGTAATTCCCTTTTAGCAGATTCGAGCGGATCAATACCCAGGGGACCACCACCCTCCGGGATTTCCCAGCTGTATTGGTTTATTGGGAAGCGGTACTGTCCCACGAGCCATATGTTTAGCTGATCATCGAGCGCGACTATCCCAATAGCATAATTCTTAAAGTGAACCTTTCCATAGATGCCCTGCCCTCCTGATGGGTTGATTACATCGAATTCTGTTACTTTTATCCAGGGATTCTCATAGACTTCCCTGTTTGACAATGTTTTCCAGGGATTAACTTCTTCATTCAGCATAATTTCAAATCGGAATAATTTTTACCTGTAATGCATGAAGCGTCACAGGCAGAATAAAAAAAAGCCTTCTGCTTATGATGCGGAAGGCTTGTATGCTCTGTTACTGATATTAAATTCCAAAGGCTGCTTTCACCTTGTTTACATAATCAAGTTTTTCCCATGTAAACAACTCAACTTCGATCTGCTTCTTTTCACCTCCTGCTCCCACAAATTCTTTAGTAACTACTTCCGGATCGCGGCCCATATGTCCGTATGCTGCAGTTTCAGAATAGATAGGGTTGCGTAGTTTCAAGCGTGTTTCTATCCCGTATGGGGTCATGTCGAAGATTTCGGTGATCTTGCTGGCAATTTCACCGTCAGAAAGACTAACTTTAGAAGTGCCGTAGGTGTTTACGTAAATTCCCATTGGGTCTTTTACCCCAATGGCATACGACACCTGCACGAGTATCTCACTGCATATTCCTGCTGCAACAAGGTTCTTAGCAATGTGACGTGTTGCGTAAGCCGCCGAGCGATCTACTTTAGAAGGATCTTTACCTGAGAACGCACCCCCGCCATGAGCTCCTTTACCTCCGTAAGTATCAACGATAATTTTCCTTCCTGTAAGTCCGGTATCTCCATGGGGGCCTCCGATTACGAACTTCCCGGTAGGGTTAATGTGATACTTGATGCTATCGGTAAACAAGCTCTGCAGTTCAGGAGAAATGCTGGCTTTTACCCTCGGAATTAAAATCTGAATAATGTCCTCGCGGATTTTATCCTGCATTTCTTCTTCAGAAGCAAAATCATCATGTTGAGTCGATACCACGATGGCATCTATCCGTATAGGCTGATGGTCGTCGCTGTACTCGATGGTAACCTGCGATTTTGCGTCCGGGCGCAGGTATGGGATCTCCTTGTTTTCGCGCCTGAGTGCAGCCAATTCTATAAGTATTTTATGCGCAAGGTCTAAAGCAAGGGGCATGTAATTGCTTGTTTCGTCTGTTGCATAGCCAAACATCATTCCCTGATCGCCAGCACCTTGTTCCTGTTTTTCCTTGCGGTCAACTCCCTGGTTGATATCAGAAGATTGTTCGTGGATGGCC
The window above is part of the Arcticibacter tournemirensis genome. Proteins encoded here:
- a CDS encoding sensor histidine kinase; translated protein: MNKPRTVFLHAIIWLSILLLFVGIGSRGGKLEEAVVIFVYFGLLNIAIFYINYLYILPKYLNSRRYLGCALSIIFLILFSGLIKYTLASFFSSVVLKRGPQHQIVITFWEYYLGTVFTGTFFVFLSTAAKFAVDWFVNEKVRKNLENEKLIAELAFLKSQINPHFLFNSLNNIYSLAYQHSEKTPEAILKLSEIMRYMLQESNEVKVELSKEIRYLENYIELQKLRFKADSYVSMDIKGDDMQQSIAPLILIAFVENAFKHGVASDPENPIAITIDVMKGRLFFSVKNKKSAQNKDEASGIGLNNVKRRLDLLFPGKYELEINEGREIYHCTLVLDL
- a CDS encoding LytR/AlgR family response regulator transcription factor, translated to MIRCLVVDDEPLALDILTDYIAKVPFLELVKATTSAFEALSIVQNDLIDLVFLDVQMPELTGIQFLKIINGKCNVILTTAYSQYALDGYELDVSDYLLKPIAFDRFYKAVLKVQNQQSQSTPAVTIERPVAASAPDFIFVKTEHRIQKIYINDILYIEGLKDYVSIFTAVERIITLQHMKKLEEVLPNQRFARVHKSFIVSIDKIESIERGRIQIGDKVIPIGDTYRDNFFKKIEDRNI
- a CDS encoding NUDIX domain-containing protein is translated as MLNEEVNPWKTLSNREVYENPWIKVTEFDVINPSGGQGIYGKVHFKNYAIGIVALDDQLNIWLVGQYRFPINQYSWEIPEGGGPLGIDPLESAKRELLEETGLVAKNWTEIQQMHLSNSVSDEFGIIYLARNLEQFESEPEETEQLQITKMSLEEAFQMVISGKITDSISVAAILRVKLLVIEGKL
- the pta gene encoding phosphate acetyltransferase; this translates as MTKNIFIATAEPYSGKSIVALGLVNMLLGKTRKVGYFKPIINYDPKEKKDVHIQTIVDYFSLPVNYDETYALTRQEAMRQLEGESQGQMMDTIISKFKKLEENYDFTVIEGSDFVGEGAAFEFEANVSIAKNLGAPAIIVVSGEGKTTAQIVNSVFTMLRNFEAREVQVLAIVANKVKQDQAADVKELLTLQLPKNAILAVIPEDKGLLNPTMKEIYENLGGNLLFGEEYLSNQVDNFVTGAMNVPNFLRHIKDNVLIVTPGDRGDIIIGSLQANISTNYPKVAGIVLSAGSIPEEPIIRLIEGSQTVVPIISVNTGTFQTIAEIASIKSRITTDNTKKIQLAIDTFDKYVDVQALDQKIVTFTPEGITPHMFQYQLGKWAKSEIKHIVLPEGDDERVLKAAARLISQEIVNLTILGDASSIAAAVKRLGLDLDLNKVRIINPAQSEFYDDYVETLYELRKNKNVTMEMARDLMTDVSYFGTMMVYKGHADGMVSGAVHTTQHTIRPALQFVKTKPGISVVSSVFFMCLPDRVSVFGDCAVNPNPTAEQLAEIAISSAESSIRFGIEPRIAMLSYSSGTSGEGADVDKVRKATEIVKQKRPDLKVEGPIQYDAAVDPVVGKQKMPNSEVAGQASVLIFPDLNTGNNTYKAVQRETGALAIGPMLQGLNKPVNDLSRGCTVDDIFNTVIITAIQSQNN
- a CDS encoding lysophospholipid acyltransferase family protein, with protein sequence MNKLFGYIFSPLHYLAFGLFLVIFHPIQWLSLKLGGYSAHKRSVDILNFFLVTTYYLMGSRMRFSNKVGLPAGRSIIFIANHQSMYDISPMIWHLRAHHPKFISKIELTRGIPSVSFNLKHGGAANIDRSDPKQSIAEILKLAKRMRENNWSAAIFPEGTRSKDGKMKPFAAGGVITLLKKVPDALVVPVAIKGSWKLTRFGVFPLSFGEKMNWTVLQPIEPAGKTPEDVINEAERAIKEAIAD
- a CDS encoding acetate/propionate family kinase; translation: MNIFVVNCGSSSIKYQLFKWPSESPICSGLVERIGLEISAITHKVYINGEEKVIKRTLELPDHEAGMQEVGHLLTEPEIGVIQDPSEIEAVGHRIVHGGESFSTTTIVTPEVKEEIKKLAALAPLHNPAHYVGITVAQKIFTSATQIVVFDTAFHQTMPAKAYRYAIPGKFYTDHGVRVYGFHGTSHKYVTAQALSYLKKPDAKIITIHLGNGCSMAAVNAGQCIDTSMGLGPLDGLIMGTRCGNIDASVVFYLVSQLGYDIEQVDALFNKRSGMLGLTGYSDMRDILKAIEEGDENARLAYDMYAYRIKKYIGAYASALNGLDAIIFTAGVGENDKNLREVVCSNMDFLGIEIDKDKNRERSGELREVNTPGSRVKVMVIPTNEELEIAKECFELLESK
- the metK gene encoding methionine adenosyltransferase, with product MPYLFTSESVSEGHPDKVADQISDALIDNFLAWDPDSKVACETLVTTGQVVLAGEVKSNTYLDVQKITRDVIRKIGYTKSEYMFEANSCGILSAIHEQSSDINQGVDRKEKQEQGAGDQGMMFGYATDETSNYMPLALDLAHKILIELAALRRENKEIPYLRPDAKSQVTIEYSDDHQPIRIDAIVVSTQHDDFASEEEMQDKIREDIIQILIPRVKASISPELQSLFTDSIKYHINPTGKFVIGGPHGDTGLTGRKIIVDTYGGKGAHGGGAFSGKDPSKVDRSAAYATRHIAKNLVAAGICSEILVQVSYAIGVKDPMGIYVNTYGTSKVSLSDGEIASKITEIFDMTPYGIETRLKLRNPIYSETAAYGHMGRDPEVVTKEFVGAGGEKKQIEVELFTWEKLDYVNKVKAAFGI